ACTAACGTTTTCTTGACTGCTCCAGTGAATTCATCTGCTCTTAGCCTTTCATCTGTTGAACCATTAAGTGGTGGCAATTTCAAACGGTGGAAGCAAGATATAGAGATCTTGCTAGGACTCATGGATCTCGACCTTGCGCTCCGAGAAGATGAACCTGCTGCACTGACAGATGTTTCAACTGCTGAAGAAAGACACAAGCATGAGAAATGGGAGAAGGCTAACAGGATGTCACTAATGGTTATGAAAAGGACCATGAATGACACTGTTAGGGGTGGTGTTACAGGGTGTGACAAGGCCAAAGATTTCCTTGAGGCCATTGGAGCAAAATTCAAGGAGTCTGAGAAGGCTGAAATGGGAGAATTGATGACAACACTTACAACTCTGAAATTTGATGAAGGAAAGGGGGTTAGAGAGCACATTCTGAAGTTGGTGAACACTGCAGCAAAATTGAAGGACTTGGATGTTCCAGTTGATGAGGCTTTTGTGGTCCACATGGCATTAACCTCTTTGCCTTCATGCTATGATCAGTTGAAGGTTACTTACAGTACACAGAAGGAGAAATGGTCCATGGACGAACTGATTTCAATTGCTGCTCAAGAGGAATGCAGGCTCAGGCGTAATGTCAATCATGCTGCAGTGAACTTGGTGCACACTGACAAAGGGAAGAAGCCATTCTTCCATTCTGGTAAGGCCCCTAAACTGACCTCCAATAGTAGTGCTGCCATGACTGCATCCTCCTCCAAAAGACCTGAGAATTATAAGGATATAATGGACAACATAAGGTGCTATTTTTGCAAACGAACTGGTCACATGAAAAGGGATTGTGAGAAACTCAAAGATCTGAAAACTAAGAAAGGTATTTTAGTCAAAATTTTTGTGTGCTTTGAATCTAATCTTGTTGAAGTCCCTCCAAATTCTTGGTGGTTTGACACTGGTTGTTCGGTTCATATCACCAATTCGTTGCAGGGTTTCACAAGAAGAGGTACAACAACAAGAAATGAAGTTTTTCAAGTCTATGTTGGCAATGGGAATAAAGTGGCTGTGGAAGCAATAGGCGACCTCAAGCTCAAGTTGTCTAGTGGTTTTGTTTTAGATTTAGTTGATGTTTTATATGTACCTTCTCTTAGAAGGAATTTACTTTCAGTTTCGAAACTTGTAAAAACTGGCTTTGCTTTCGATGGAGATAACGAAAGTGTCAGGATTTACATGAAGAATAATCCAAGAGTTGTACTTGGAGTTTGTTTTCTAGTTAATGAATTATGGCAAGTACTTTGTACGGTTTGCAATGAAGGTGTTTGTTTTAATACTGAGTCATTTACATCAACTAAAATACTTGTCTTAAATGAAAAATCTTCCATGCTTTGGCATAGGAGATTAGGGCACATATCTAAAACAAGATTGGATCGCATGATTAAGGATAAAATTTTGCCTGCTTTGgatttctcaaattttgaaaactgcATTGAGTGTTTTAAGGGGAAAATGACTAAAACTAAGAAAAAGACATCAGTTCGAAGTCAAAAACTATTAGAGATTATCCACTCTGATGTTTGTGGACCTTTCCCAACTAAAACAATATGTGGGAACATTTATTTCGTGACTTTTATTGACGATTACTCAAGGTTTTCATACCTTTATTTGATCTCAGAAAAATCTTCAGTGTTGAATTGTTTCAAAGCATTTAAAACTGAAGTAGAGAAACAGTTGGAGTTGTCCATTAAAATTCTAAGGTCCGATAGAGGAGGTGAATATTATGGCAGGTACACTGAGGCAGGTCAATCTAAGGGGCCTTTGGCTCAATACTTAGAGGAGTGTGGTATACAAGCACAGTACACTACTCCAGGCACGCCACAACAAAATGGCGTGGCTGAGAGGAGAAATAGAACGCTGATCGAAATGGTTAGAAGCATGATGAGTTGTTCAACACTTCCACAATTCTTATGGGGTGAAGCTGTGAAGATGTCAAATTACATCCTGAACCGAGTTCCTAGTAAGTCAGTTTGCAAAACTCCTTTCGAGTTGTGGACAGGGAGAAAGCCAAGTTTGAATCACATGCATGTTTGGGGTTGTAGTGCAGAAGCTAGGATGTATAATCCTGCTGAAAAGAAATTGGATTCGAGAACAATTTCATGTCACTTTGTGGGATTTCCTGATAAATCAAAGGGTTatagattttatgcatcaaatcTCTCAAATAGAATATTTGAGTCCAATGCTGCCAAGTTTATTGAAGATAAAGAAGCATCGAGTGATTTTCGAGTAACATCAGTTTTGGAATTTGAAGAGCAAGGTGATATAAGTGAGGGTAAAAGTCACGGGGAAAATTTTGATTCACAACAATCTGTGGTGAATTTTCATATTGGAGATTTTAATTTGCAAAGTGGCACACCTGTTACAAATGTCAACGCACCTGTTACAAGTGTTGATGCAACCTCTACTCCATCACATGCATCAACTAGTCAACCAATACAAGCATCAGTAAATGAAAGAAGGGTGATGCCACAAAGAGTTAGGAGGTCAGCGATACCAGATGATTATTTTGTGTACTTTCAAGAGGTGGAACTGAATGAAGGCATATCGGATGATCCTGTTACTTATCAAGAAGCTATGAGTGGTTCACAATCTGAATTATGGCAGGAACCAATGTATGATGAACTTAAATCCATGCAAACAAATAATGTTTGGACTTTAGTTCATGCACCAATTGATATCAAGGTAGTGGGGtgtaaatgggtgttcaaaacTAAAAAGGATTCGACTGGAAGAATTGAGCGGCACAAAGCCAGACTGGTGGCTAAGGGCTATACACAAACTGAGGGAGTTGACTACTCAGAAACCTTTTCTCCTGTATCGACTAAAGATTCACTTCGAATTGTGTTGGCCCTTGTGGCTCATTATAACCTAGAACTACACCAGATGGATGTAAAGACAGCTTTCTTGAAtggtgatttggaggaagataTTTATATGGAACAGCCTATTGGTTtcactaaaaaaatataattttttaaggaataataacaaactaaatttatatattttcaaacaCAAAATATATTCAACATAAAGTATATAAcacaaaatcttcaaaaacaaaataaagtatttattttgtactcataagcccaaaaaaaaaaacaaaaaactttgcgcgacgtaggtacatGCGTCGCGCGAAGCTATTTTGCGCAACGCAGGTGCATCTACGTTGCGCAAAGATATTTTGCGCGACACatgtacctacgtcgcgcaagtttttgttttttttttttttgcttatgagtacaaaataaatactttattttgtttttgaatattttgtgttATATACTTTATGTTGAATTAGTTTattgatgatcgaattagtttattgtattcatataggattaaggagtgtagctataaaaaatcatcaaaatcggagttaaattaaccgttaaatcgtgctttttcgtttataatcgtcgaaaggttttgtcccgttacttgatctctatatgtttttttttttacgatttttggcgtacatgatctcgaagcatatacaaacaactttgacggttggatcgttgaaactagtttcgtacaatgcgtatcacatcaaaacattagattcactaacatttgaagtttatttatattgtcattaagtataacataagatattgtggtatccacttgtgtcaatattttaaattgacgatcgaattagtttattgtattcatataggattaaggagtgtagctgtaaaaaataatcaaaatcggagttaaattaaccgttaaatcgtgctttttcgtttataatcgtcgaaaagttttgtcccgttacttgatctctatatgttatttttttgagatttttggcgtacatgatctcgaagcatatacaaacaactttgacggttggatcattgaaactagtttcgtacaatgcgtatcacatcaaaacattagattcactaacatttgaagtttatttatattgtcattaagtataacatacgatattgtggtatccacttgtgtcaatattttaaattgacgatcgaattagtttattgtattcatataggattaaggagtgtagctgtaaaaaataatcaaaatcggagttaaattaaccgttaaatcgtgttttttcgtttataatcgtcgaaaagttttgtcccgttacttgatctctatatgttttttttttgagatttttggcgtacctgatctcgaagcatatacaaacaactttgacggttggatcgttgaaactagtttcgtacaatgcgtatcacatcaaaacattagattcactaacatttgaagtttatttatattgtcattaagtataacataagatattgtggtatccacttgtgtcaatattttaaattgacgatcgaattagtttattgtattcatataggattaaggagtgtagctgtaaaaaatcatcaaaatcggagttaaattaaccgttaaatcgtgctttttcgtttataatcgtcgaaaagttttgtcccgttacttgatctctatatgttatttttttgagatttttggcgtacatgatctcgaagcatatacaaacaactttgacggttggatcgttgaaactagtttcgtacaatgcgtatcacatcaaaacattagattcactaaatttgaagtttatttattttgtcattaagtataacataagatattgtggtatccacttgtgtcaatattttaaattgacgatcgaattagtttattgtattcatataggattaaggagtgtagctgtaaaaaatcatcaaaattggagttaaattagccgttaaatcgtgctttttcgtttataatcgtcgaaaagttttgtcccgttacttgatctctatatgttttttttttgcgatttttggcgtacctgatctcgaagcatatacaaacaactttgacggttggatcgttgaaactagtttcgtacaatgcgtatcacatcaaaacattagattcactaacatttgaagtttatttatattgtcattaagtataacataagatattgtggtatccacttgtgtcaatattttaaattgacgatcaaattagtttattgtattcatataggattaaggagtgtagctgtaaaaaataatcaaaatcggagttaaattaaccgttaaatcgtgttttttcgtttatattcgtcgaaaagttttgtcccgttacttgatctctatatgtttgttttttgcgatttttggctgatgcgatctcaaagcatatacaaacaagtttgacggtttgatctttgaaactagttaaTTTCATACGATGCTTTTCCCATGAAGTTCAAcggtatatatatttactaagtatattttaatttatttatttcgtACTTATAATACTTAAGAAATTGACTgataaatatgaaaaaaataatttatagtgggtttttgttagaaaaatatattattgtgggggatgttaaaaaaatttgaatttgaaatgaggAAAGTCacattttctgtaatttttataataattgtTTTTTCCAAATAAATACTTTGCGTGACGCCTTAGTATGATCGTCGTGCAAGGTCTGATAATTTTGGCAGTAGAATAATGAAAAATAGgcgctttttttttcaatttttccaaattttttcaGTTTGCTGTTCTTCATCTTTCTCTTGAACACAGAAACCTCCTACTTATATTCGAACCTAACCCAACCGTCCCTCTTtatcttcctctctcctcttcaCAAATCTTCAACCCCAAATCTTTTCTCTTCACAATCTCGAACCCAAACGACAGACCATCACGCAAATCTCGAAGCCGACGCGAATCAAGTCCCAAAATCAAGGTAAGGGTTTCTAACTTTCGATGGGTTTTTGTTATTTAGGGTTTAGGCTCAAATTGCATGTTGATTTCTGAGTATTTTGTTGATGTATGTGTGTTTTGTGATTCTCTTCCTCCGCTGACAAGTTTGTGAAATCGCACGGGTTGGAACGCCGCTATtggtgtttagggtttagggccGCTGAGAAGTTGATTCTCTTCCTCCATATAAAGATTATCAGTGATCAATTTCTGTCATGGAAATGTTATAGCTGCTACTTTTGTTCATCGATGCACCAAATTGTTTTCAATGTATATTGTGTGTTGATATGCAAATGCTTTGCAAGTGATTTGGCCTCGATCGTTGGGTTTCACATTGTTTTATTTAGTCGGAGGGCTGAATACTGAATCACGGATTCAGCTTGTGCTCCATATCTATCTTTATTTAAGAGAGTAAGGTTTTTAGTTTGCATACATGGAGCTTTTGTAGTTGAATCTGGAATTTCCCTTGTGTAGCGATAACCCTTTGGTATTATGAGCGAGTGTTCTGATGATTAGAATTGGATCATGTGTTGTAGTTGATTGCATTTGAGTTCTGTAGATTTCATTCTCTCTCTGCACGCCGATATCTTAAGCTGCTCTGTACGAAGTGTATGGTGCTGATTAACGTTGTGTGTTGTCATTTTCGTCTATCCTTAACATACTGCACTTGCGATCCTTGTTACTCGGGCAATTACTGGAATAAATCTTGCAACCTTTGTGTATGAATGTCTTTCAAATTGCATTGGATTGGCATCTTGTTCTTGATGAATTCAGGTTTTCTGTTTCTGTTAAAGAGCTTTGAGATTTACAGGCAATTGCGATACAATATTTTGTTTGCAGATTTTATGGTTTCGTTGCGACAGTCCTTCCTGCATGTAACTAATCATTTGCCGGATTTGTGTGTTTACCTACTTGCTGGTGGGTTTTAGATCTCTTCGTAAATTTAGAGTAATTTAGGATATCGTTGTACCAAAAAAGAAATGTCCTTCCATTCAATCAATCTCTCTCTGTGGTGTTTCGTGTGTGAGGACACATGCTTATTCTCAGTGGTATTCTAATTTGTTTAGTTGGCTATAGAATAAGTTCTTTTTTAATCAATTATCCTGAAATTAACTGTCCAACAAGTGATGTATGAAAAGAATTGGTGTATTATTTTATATGGAATGACATGAAGACTGAATTGGAGTTATGTAATTTGTGATTTTTGTTGTTCGTCTTGCTgagatttttgttaattttgtaccACTCTGTGTTGCAGCGGTATCACGATTGCCACCCAACAGACCCAATTGGCTGTAGTTCAATTACTGTTCTTGGAAGGAGGTAAAGCTATTATCTTTTTGTACAAAgtgttggttttttttatttggctgatatattttgtgtttttttatcTGTTGGTTTAGCCTATGTCGAATTCCGCTATGTCTTAATGTTCACGTATGCCTTATAAGTGGTGATTTGTTCAGTGTGACTGTCTATAACATTACATGGTGTTTACACGCCATCATTTTGTtgtgatttaaatttttttttatgctgtTGGTGGATGAACCCATGTGTTGGTCGAATTGATggatgtaaaaaataaatatggcaAGGTGTAAATAGTTGAGGTTTATGGTATTTTGCAACTTTTCAGTTGGTTTGTTAATGTATGTGCTGTTGTAATTTGTTTCTGCATTTCTTTTAGATTATTAATCTGTTTCTACAtttctttgttgatgatttctaTTAATACCAATTGTCCATCTTTGCCAAGTAGGTTTTTGTGAAGAGTTATTATGATTAACTTCCTTTCTACAATTTTTGTCTTCTATTATTTTCTATTATGTAATTAAAATATCATGTCCTGCTGAAAAAATGATGTCACTGTTGATGACCCGCAACATCGCGCGGGCATTACTGCTAGTGTGTTTCTGTACATTTGGTTTTCCTGTGTCTTTACTTCATGGCACAAGAATATATTCACTTTTATTAGTCCAAGTGGTGATTCGTTTCAAATGCAAGAAATGATTAGTTtctaatgttatatttttatggttCAAAAAGTGTATAGATGTCGCAGTTGATCACTCGTCGTCGGAGTGTGACCAATGCGTCTCCCGCATTGTCAGCATCTACTGCTCCACCCATGAGTGCTCCATTGATTCAAGAGCCTACACCCCTTGCTGAGGCTACTTCTACGGCGTCTCAGGTGCCCGTCTCATCGACATCATCAGTGTCGGTTCAGCCGCTCAATGCACGGCGGCCTCACCGGCACCGCCGCGAGCCGGAGCCTTCTGATCACACTTCCTCGGCATCCAGAGTCGAGGGTGAGGCCTTCCAGCCAGGTACATTTTTTTCTAATTCTCACTacgttgtatttttttttcattttaaaactattatttttatgatgGTGAAAATAAGTTGGATTGTGAAAATGTGTTGCAAGTTGTGAATTActgttattttattgttttaaggTTTTGGGAAATGCTATACTATTATGGGAGGTTGTGTCGAATTTTTTGTACAAATTTAAGCTTAGGGTTTTCACCATTTAAGTATTTTTGGCTAGCTAAAAAAAACACCAGGGGGCCTAGTCGAATGCTGAAGCAGAAACAGAACGTACGTCAGACCGGCACCAAGATCAAGATTGTGTATGACCCGCGACATCGTGGAGCGTCTACCTCACAGCAGAATAGCTCCATCGTTAGTAGCTGTGGTGCTGTTATTCGAGACAATTGTCCTTTTCAGTGGCAGTCTTGGGCAGAAATTCCCGAGGACAAGAAGGAACTGGTGCGACACGAGTTGTCGGTTagaatattaatttttagcctttatcattttttttaattttgtttacaaatattaaaaaccaaaatatattatctttaatattattaaatttcttactattattttattatttttcatattcGTAGTTCATTTATGATCTTGATGACGCATCCCCCGAGGTCATGGCCTACTTAGAGGGGACCTTAGCAAACCGGTACAAAAATTGGAAGCACAATTTTCACAATCATTTTAAGATATGGGATAATCTGGAGATTGCTCGCTTACATGTTCCAAGCGAATTGAATGACCGGCCAGAGGATTGGGAGTGGCTCTGCAAGCATTTTACGGACCCAAACTTTGTGGTATGtgcataatattttaataaaaatttattattgttttagtaatttttaaagctttttttattaatttatttcaaaTAGTTGCACTAACATGTATATTGTGTGTTTAACAGAAGAAATCTGTTGCTGGCCAGATAGCTCGAGAGTCAAAGACACTTCTCCACCATTCTGGTTCGAAGCCCTTTTCGTATAGGCTTGAGGAACGACGTCAGGTAATACTATAttaactttgaaattttatacaatttatttattattattaataaaattttcttaatgttttttttcttcaggagGGTTCTAAGTTCCCAGCGATCGACATGTTCAAGGACGTTTACGTTCGACCTGGTAATGAAATCGCTGGGCAGTTTTATGTAAGTAtatgtaattattattattcttatatgtatgaatcgttcaaatattatttatattttgttattaaacattatatgttttttctttattattacagGATACTATGGTGGAAAAGAGCACTGCTGTTCTCCAAGAAGCAGCATCGCAGCTTCCCCCGGAGACTTCGATCGAGGATGTCATGGTACCAGAGGATGTAGGTTTTCAGATCATGACTGAAGTCCTGGATGAGAACCTTGGTCGTCGTTATGGCCAGGTTGTTCGGGGTATGGGGAAATCACGGGTTCGTGAGACGGGTGCCTCTTCTTCCAGATTGAACACATCATTGATGGATGAAGTGACAACCTTAAGGGGTAAGCTTGCGATCCAGGAAGAGCAGATGAGGGTCCAAGGCGAGCAGATGAGGGCCCAGGGCGAGCAGATGAAGGAGCAGATGAGGGCCCAGGGCGAGCAGATGGAAGCGCAGCTGAGGGTCCAGAGCGAGGAGGTGAGGTCCTATGCTGCAACGGTGAGAGACCTTGTACGAGCCATACAGACGGCCGGCCTACAAGTCTCGCTACCAGCACCTCATCTTGATCCACCTTCGATCTCAGAGCCACCTCACCCTCCCGATACTCAGTAGCTTGATGTTTTAAACCTAGTTCacttgtactttttttttttgtttggacatcttgtatgtatatattttataattaaatacttttgcttggttaattaattattctttacaatatttatcaaaaattaaaaaaaaaaattagttttgaccaaaacatttaaaaaaaaaaaaaagggtttgcgtGACGTAGGTCGCGTCACGCAAGGAAACTTTGCACGACATAGgacctacgtcgtgcaaagtttcCTTGCGCGACGCAAgacctacgtcgtgcaaagtttcCTTGCGCGACGCAGGGCCTACGTCATGCAAAGTGGCCTTGCGCGACGCAGggcctacgtcgtgcaaagtggccttgcgcgacgcaggacctacgtcgtgcaaagtttcCTTGCGTGACGCAGGTTATACCTTGGTCGAGCAAACTCTAGCGTTACCGACTTGGCGCGACGGGTTTTGCACGACGAAGgtacgtcgcgcaaacccttgcGCAACGACTTtggactttgcacgacgaaggtacctacgtcgcgcaaagtgttttttctactagtgcaACTCGTTATACATATCAACAACAGGCAACCAATCATCAGAATGTAATTCGCCAGACATACTAACAGGCAACTCACTGGGTACATCTGCTTTGTCATCAATATAAATAGTTCCGGGAATGACATGTGACCGATCACTATCTGTAGCCTACTGATCAATATCACGCAACATAATAGGTTATGTTCCTAACTCTACCTGTAACATATCATCCATACCATCTCTTCGAATATGCACTTCACTCCCCATTTCCCCCTGAAATGAAGAGTCGGAAGAGGGCTTTACAAAATACGAAACTTCCTCATGGAAGGTGACATCCAtagtaatataagttttttgagtcgaatgatgataacacttatagccttttttattgttagcatacccaataaagacacaccggagagcacatgcatcaagtttacttcgctgatgagagtagacatgcacatacacaatacacccaaacactttcggaggaagctttgatacagaaacaagagaaacatgtttttgtagcacatcaaacggtgtctgaaaatcaagaaccctacttggaacatgattgatcaaatacacagtagccaaaacagcatgaccccacaaatgattaggaacacatttatccaacatcaaagagcgagcaacctccattatttgacgattcttccgttcggacacaccattttgttggggtgtaaacggagtagtcgtctgatgaataataccatgatcacaAAAAATGcatgccaaagtgtgattcacatattctcctccGTTATCAAACCT
Above is a window of Malus sylvestris chromosome 15, drMalSylv7.2, whole genome shotgun sequence DNA encoding:
- the LOC126602134 gene encoding uncharacterized protein LOC126602134 isoform X3; this encodes MSQLITRRRSVTNASPALSASTAPPMSAPLIQEPTPLAEATSTASQVPVSSTSSVSVQPLNARRPHRHRREPEPSDHTSSASRVEGEAFQPAKKNTRGPSRMLKQKQNVRQTGTKIKIVYDPRHRGASTSQQNSSIVSSCGAVIRDNCPFQWQSWAEIPEDKKELVRHELSFIYDLDDASPEVMAYLEGTLANRYKNWKHNFHNHFKIWDNLEIARLHVPSELNDRPEDWEWLCKHFTDPNFVKKSVAGQIARESKTLLHHSGSKPFSYRLEERRQGSKFPAIDMFKDVYVRPGNEIAGQFYDTMVEKSTAVLQEAASQLPPETSIEDVMVPEDVGFQIMTEVLDENLGRRYGQVVRGMGKSRVRETGASSSRLNTSLMDEVTTLRGKLAIQEEQMRVQGEQMRAQGEQMKEQMRAQGEQMEAQLRVQSEEVRSYAATVRDLVRAIQTAGLQVSLPAPHLDPPSISEPPHPPDTQ
- the LOC126602134 gene encoding uncharacterized protein LOC126602134 isoform X1, translated to MSQLITRRRSVTNASPALSASTAPPMSAPLIQEPTPLAEATSTASQVPVSSTSSVSVQPLNARRPHRHRREPEPSDHTSSASRVEGEAFQPAKKNTRGPSRMLKQKQNVRQTGTKIKIVYDPRHRGASTSQQNSSIVSSCGAVIRDNCPFQWQSWAEIPEDKKELVRHELSFIYDLDDASPEVMAYLEGTLANRYKNWKHNFHNHFKIWDNLEIARLHVPSELNDRPEDWEWLCKHFTDPNFVKKSVAGQIARESKTLLHHSGSKPFSYRLEERRQEGSKFPAIDMFKDVYVRPGNEIAGQFYDTMVEKSTAVLQEAASQLPPETSIEDVMVPEDVGFQIMTEVLDENLGRRYGQVVRGMGKSRVRETGASSSRLNTSLMDEVTTLRGKLAIQEEQMRVQGEQMRAQGEQMKEQMRAQGEQMEAQLRVQSEEVRSYAATVRDLVRAIQTAGLQVSLPAPHLDPPSISEPPHPPDTQ
- the LOC126602134 gene encoding uncharacterized protein LOC126602134 isoform X4; the encoded protein is MSQLITRRRSVTNASPALSASTAPPMSAPLIQEPTPLAEATSTASQVPVSSTSSVSVQPLNARRPHRHRREPEPSDHTSSASRVEAKKNTRGPSRMLKQKQNVRQTGTKIKIVYDPRHRGASTSQQNSSIVSSCGAVIRDNCPFQWQSWAEIPEDKKELVRHELSFIYDLDDASPEVMAYLEGTLANRYKNWKHNFHNHFKIWDNLEIARLHVPSELNDRPEDWEWLCKHFTDPNFVKKSVAGQIARESKTLLHHSGSKPFSYRLEERRQEGSKFPAIDMFKDVYVRPGNEIAGQFYDTMVEKSTAVLQEAASQLPPETSIEDVMVPEDVGFQIMTEVLDENLGRRYGQVVRGMGKSRVRETGASSSRLNTSLMDEVTTLRGKLAIQEEQMRVQGEQMRAQGEQMKEQMRAQGEQMEAQLRVQSEEVRSYAATVRDLVRAIQTAGLQVSLPAPHLDPPSISEPPHPPDTQ
- the LOC126602134 gene encoding uncharacterized protein LOC126602134 isoform X2, whose amino-acid sequence is MSQLITRRRSVTNASPALSASTAPPMSAPLIQEPTPLAEATSTASQVPVSSTSSVSVQPLNARRPHRHRREPEPSDHTSSASRVEGEAFQPAKKNTRGPSRMLKQKQNVRQTGTKIKIVYDPRHRGASTSQQNSSIVSSCGAVIRDNCPFQWQSWAEIPEDKKELVRHELSFIYDLDDASPEVMAYLEGTLANRYKNWKHNFHNHFKIWDNLEIARLHVPSELNDRPEDWEWLCKHFTDPNFVKSVAGQIARESKTLLHHSGSKPFSYRLEERRQEGSKFPAIDMFKDVYVRPGNEIAGQFYDTMVEKSTAVLQEAASQLPPETSIEDVMVPEDVGFQIMTEVLDENLGRRYGQVVRGMGKSRVRETGASSSRLNTSLMDEVTTLRGKLAIQEEQMRVQGEQMRAQGEQMKEQMRAQGEQMEAQLRVQSEEVRSYAATVRDLVRAIQTAGLQVSLPAPHLDPPSISEPPHPPDTQ
- the LOC126602134 gene encoding uncharacterized protein LOC126602134 isoform X5, whose protein sequence is MSQLITRRRSVTNASPALSASTAPPMSAPLIQEPTPLAEATSTASQVPVSSTSSVSVQPLNARRPHRHRREPEPSDHTSSASRVEGEAFQPAKKNTRGPSRMLKQKQNVRQTGTKIKIVYDPRHRGASTSQQNSSIVSSCGAVIRDNCPFQWQSWAEIPEDKKELVRHELSFIYDLDDASPEVMAYLEGTLANRYKNWKHNFHNHFKIWDNLEIARLHVPSELNDRPEDWEWLCKHFTDPNFVIARESKTLLHHSGSKPFSYRLEERRQEGSKFPAIDMFKDVYVRPGNEIAGQFYDTMVEKSTAVLQEAASQLPPETSIEDVMVPEDVGFQIMTEVLDENLGRRYGQVVRGMGKSRVRETGASSSRLNTSLMDEVTTLRGKLAIQEEQMRVQGEQMRAQGEQMKEQMRAQGEQMEAQLRVQSEEVRSYAATVRDLVRAIQTAGLQVSLPAPHLDPPSISEPPHPPDTQ